In the Struthio camelus isolate bStrCam1 chromosome 16, bStrCam1.hap1, whole genome shotgun sequence genome, ggtcctccccccccccgacctttgggggggggaaggacccgGATGTTCCCCCCCTCTACTGGGAGGGGGAAGGACCCGGATGTAGTGACCCCTGGGGGGGTATTGACCCCTTcctctccggggggggggggtcagggatccttccccccgccccgagcccggctctGGGGCCCGGTTCCTCCCTGAGCCCTtgatctggggggggggtctggggtcttcccccccccccccagggggttGAACCCTACCATGGGGGTGTCTCCTCCCTGAGCCCCTGatcggggggggggtctggggtcttCCCCCCCCGAGGGGGTTGAACCCTCCCATGGGGGTGTCTCCTCCCTGAGCCCCtgatctggggggggggtctggggtcttTTCCCCTCCTGGGGATATTTAAAGCTTTCCtggggttttttccttctccaaccCCCTGGATTTGAGGGGTCTGGGGTTTTGCTCCACTCCAGGGGAATTTAATCCTTTCCTGGGGCTGTTTCTTCTCTCAAGCCTCTGGGTCTGGGGTCTTTCTCCCACCTTGTGGGACACGCCTAGACCCTGGACCCTTGCAGGGACCTATTAGCCCCCACGCCAGGAGGGCTCGAAGGGGGTGACCCTCTTGTTTCCCCCCCCCATCATTTGCACCCGGGTTAGGGTTCTCACTGCCTGTGGGGGCACAACTGGGACCCGCCGTCCCCCAGTGCCGTCGCAGCCCTCTCCAGCCTGGTCTCTCCTCGCAGATCCAGGTGTCACGTGTTCAGCATGGCTGTCCAGGACGCACGCCCCAACCACACAATCTACATCAACAACCTCAACGAGAAGATCAAGAAGGATGGTGAGGGGCGGCCTGAGCAGGCAGAAGGGGAACGCGGGAGGGGTGAGGGGATCCTACCTTCATCTAGGCCCTGGGGTGCTTGTGGAGGCAGCTTTTTCTTTGGTTTGTCTGAGAAAGGTCAAAGTTGTTTGGCTGCAGAGGGAAACGGCCCATCTGTCTCCAGGAGGAGGCCTGCTCTTATGAGCAACAGCTGCTCATTCTCCTTGCTGCTCAACACGTGTCAGACTCGAACTTTGTCTCCTAGAGCTGAAGAAGTCCCTTTACGCCATCTTCTCCCAGTTCGGCCAAATCCTGGACATCCTGGTGTCCCGGAGCCTGAAGATGCGGGGTCAAGCCTTCGTCATCTTCAAGGAGATCAGTAGCGCCACCAACGCGCTGCGGTCCATGCAGGGCTTCCCCTTCTACGACAAGCCCATGGTGAGCCCTGCCCACCGCGCTGCCGGGAGCCGGCCCCCTGGGTCCGCAGTGCCCCCCTGACgtgttttcctctgccttccctccgCAGAGGATTCAGTACTCGAAGACAGACTCGGACATCATCGCCAAGATGAAGGGAACCTTCGTGGAGCGTGACCGCAAGCGGGAGAAGAGGAAGCCCAAAGGCCAAGAAGCTTCCTCAGCCAAGAAAGCGATCGCTGGGGCTGCGGCTCCGGTTGCGTCCGCAGTCCAGGGAGCCGTTCCCGTGAGTCAGCTGCCCGGAGCTGCCGCAGAGAGGGGATcggagcgccggggccgcgctcggggCGGGTGTCGGGGGTCTGGGCGTTGAGCTCGTCTCTCTCCCGCAGGGAATGCCGCCGATGAACCAGGCGCCCCGCATGATGCACCACATGCCAGGCCAGCCGCCCTACATGCCGCCACCGGGCATGATCCCGCCGCCCGGCATGGCTCCCGGTGGGATCCCTCCCGGGGCTATGCCCCCCCAGCAGGTGATGCCCGATGCCCGGACAGATGCCCCCAACACAGCCGGGGGCTGGGCTTCTCCTAGCGCCCCAGTACGGGCACTGGGAGCCCAGGTGCATGCGGGCCGAGAGAGAGTCCAAGGGAAAACGTGCCAGCCCCAAACCTCACAGGCTGCAGGGTGGCCCTGTcgcaggagaggggcagggaacGGGACTCGGGGCCTTCCCTCAGCTCCTCTGGGAGCGCTGCGGGAGGCCAGGAGGTGCCCAGCttccccccagagcccctccggGCTGACTCCGGCTCTCTCAGCAGCTCTCGGAGAACCCGCCCAACCACATCCTCTTCCTCACCAACCTGCCCGAGGAGACCAACGAGCTGATGCTCTCGATGCTGTTCAACCAGTGAgtgcaggccggggccggggaggctgcgggcaCGCGGGGAGGCACGGCGGGGGCGGTCGGGGCCCCTCTCACTGCCCGTGTCCCCCGCCAGGTTCCCCGGGTTCAAGGAGGTGCGCCTGGTGCCGGGCAGACACGATATCGCCTTCGTGGAGTTCGATAACGAGGTGCAGGCGGGAGCCGCCCGCGACGCGCTGCAAGGCTTCAAGATCACCCAGAACAACGCCATGAAGATCTCCTTTGCCAAGAAGTGATCTCGCAGGCACCGAGCTCCCAGGACTGCTCCCTCCCCCTAGCCCTGCCTCTCCgtccccagccagccccctctgcggggctcgctcgcttgtttttccctcccctagAAGGTAAGTCTGTCCCCGAGGCTGGCTGAGTCtttgccccccagcccctctccttcccccgcgGCACCCCGGGGTCGAACGGAGCCGGACCTCCGCCTGCCGCATCCACCGCGCTGCCGGGCGGGTAAGTGACGCCGTCCCACCGCAGAGCCTCGCGCCGCagcgccccggcagcgcccggcctcTCCGGCTCGGCCACGGGCCGACGGTTGGTACCAGGGGGAAGAGGGCGGTGGCGGGGAAGGGTGACGGCAGCGACCGAACCTGTCTGCAAAGCATTGTACCCAGAGTCTGTTCCTCAGACATTGCACCTGGAGCTTTCTGTTCTGGAATAAAACccttgtttaatttttcaaagggCTCCCAACGCTGTTTCTTTGCCGCGCGGAGTCTGGGGCAGCAGCGCCTTGTTTTGTGGGGAGAGGAATGGTCTCGGCCTCGCTGCGTTTCTGCTGAGCCCTGAGTCTCGGAGCTGCCCGCtctgctctggggggggggggggggggtcttgccGGGAATCGGACGGGGGGCGGAGGCGAGGGGGCCGCCGTGGCGCGTCAGAGCCTCGCACTGCCTCCGAGCGAGCCCTTCCCCGCCCGGCTGCGGGTGCCCCCCTCCCCGTCGGCGCCGGGCTGGGACAAAGGCCCCAGTGTGTGCCGGAGGGTGAGAGAAGGGGCCGCCTTGttcccgcccggctcccccccggGAGGGCCGGAGGCAGGACGCGGGGCGGGTGCCCGCCTTCCCCGTCGCCCTCTCCCGCCGCCAGGATGGCAGCGGCGCTCCGGGCCGCCCTGCTCTGCGTCCTGCTGGTCcccggtgcggccgggcagcgcgaCAGCCTGGCCGAGAGGAAGGCCTGCGCCGACGAGGAGTGCAGCCGTGAGTAGcggtccggggcggggggcccggcggAGCCCGGGGCTGACCCCGCTGCCTCCCGCAGACCCCATCTCCGTGGCTGTGACCGTGGCGGA is a window encoding:
- the SNRPA gene encoding U1 small nuclear ribonucleoprotein A isoform X1, with the protein product MAVQDARPNHTIYINNLNEKIKKDELKKSLYAIFSQFGQILDILVSRSLKMRGQAFVIFKEISSATNALRSMQGFPFYDKPMRIQYSKTDSDIIAKMKGTFVERDRKREKRKPKGQEASSAKKAIAGAAAPVASAVQGAVPGMPPMNQAPRMMHHMPGQPPYMPPPGMIPPPGMAPGGIPPGAMPPQQQLSENPPNHILFLTNLPEETNELMLSMLFNQFPGFKEVRLVPGRHDIAFVEFDNEVQAGAARDALQGFKITQNNAMKISFAKK
- the SNRPA gene encoding U1 small nuclear ribonucleoprotein A isoform X2 — translated: MAVQDARPNHTIYINNLNEKIKKDELKKSLYAIFSQFGQILDILVSRSLKMRGQAFVIFKEISSATNALRSMQGFPFYDKPMRIQYSKTDSDIIAKMKGTFVERDRKREKRKPKGQEASSAKKAIAGAAAPVASAVQGAVPGMPPMNQAPRMMHHMPGQPPYMPPPGMIPPPGMAPGGIPPGAMPPQQLSENPPNHILFLTNLPEETNELMLSMLFNQFPGFKEVRLVPGRHDIAFVEFDNEVQAGAARDALQGFKITQNNAMKISFAKK